One Arthrobacter sp. StoSoilB19 DNA window includes the following coding sequences:
- a CDS encoding diacylglycerol kinase family protein yields MADDGAPAALFDRAVVIFNPGRAGMDARIEALHLDLAADLPGLPVELLPTEYAGHARVLARTEAGRGAPLIVSVSGDGGYNEVVNGVMDVPGSKAVCTVIPAGNANDHYRSLPARTLSQAIREKAVRPIDLLRVTFRSGGREEVLYAHSYVGFGLTPLMAIGIEKGGKGKVLELVSVARTLRNLRPFELVRDDGATAKFDSLILANISRMAKYGTVSESHYPDDGRFEVVTLPHAGLMKMALMTLRAVTLGLGEQPSVTSYAFSTRNAVPCQIDGEVVHIQAGTHVLVESAKGALATL; encoded by the coding sequence GCAGGGCCGGGATGGACGCGCGGATCGAGGCGTTGCATCTGGACCTGGCGGCAGACCTGCCGGGCCTGCCGGTTGAGCTGCTGCCCACGGAGTATGCGGGGCACGCCCGCGTGCTTGCGCGGACCGAGGCTGGGCGGGGTGCACCACTCATCGTGTCCGTCAGCGGCGACGGCGGGTACAACGAGGTGGTCAACGGCGTGATGGACGTTCCCGGCAGCAAAGCGGTGTGCACCGTGATTCCTGCAGGCAACGCCAACGACCACTACCGGAGCCTGCCCGCCCGGACCCTCAGCCAGGCAATCCGGGAGAAAGCGGTCCGGCCCATCGACCTGCTGCGCGTCACGTTCCGCAGCGGCGGCCGGGAGGAGGTCCTGTACGCGCATTCCTACGTGGGTTTCGGGCTGACGCCCTTGATGGCCATCGGCATCGAAAAGGGCGGCAAAGGAAAAGTCCTGGAACTGGTGTCCGTTGCCCGCACGCTCCGGAACCTGAGGCCGTTCGAGCTGGTGCGGGACGACGGGGCGACGGCAAAGTTCGACAGCCTGATCCTGGCCAACATCTCCCGCATGGCGAAGTACGGAACGGTCAGTGAGTCGCACTATCCGGACGACGGACGGTTCGAGGTAGTGACCCTGCCCCACGCCGGGCTGATGAAGATGGCGCTGATGACGCTCCGCGCCGTGACGCTGGGACTGGGGGAGCAGCCCAGCGTCACCAGCTATGCCTTTTCCACGCGGAATGCTGTGCCGTGCCAGATCGACGGCGAGGTGGTCCATATCCAGGCAGGTACGCATGTCCTGGTGGAAAGCGCCAAGGGTGCCCTGGCCACTCTGTGA